A genomic region of Gemmata massiliana contains the following coding sequences:
- a CDS encoding Hpt domain-containing protein, with protein sequence MTDSEINATPKLNSVPTNEPIDTSDLFPDYLVECDEHLTGARRLLLQLESNPAEARREHLDGLFRHFHTIKGLSGIAAVREAELLAHHLEEYLGALRKNLVSLTPAGVDALVAGARTLEGTISARRDGTPPPEFNALIAQLTALTNGNAVPTANASATRRQTPISSAHPPDKPDHIPEVLRAGNRVWRVTFTPTPVLSERGVNVSTVRERLRVAGEIVRAEPITVPGGGISFAFLVTSSNADFPSHFAGDGLRVESYESPTPEPVVEPSRSAPLAPSNIVRVDLGKLDELMRTLSELVITRARLDGVLGRVSTLLPAAERRELQETSLTVERQLRTLRDGVMRVRLVPIRDVFTRMRFVVRDLTRETHQRVAPGTQPVRARRSGDRSPDFRRPGLGRCVSLAGY encoded by the coding sequence GTGACGGATTCCGAAATCAACGCGACGCCAAAGCTGAACTCTGTGCCGACGAACGAGCCGATTGATACGAGCGACCTGTTCCCCGACTATCTGGTCGAGTGCGACGAGCACCTGACCGGGGCCAGGCGTTTGTTGCTTCAACTCGAATCGAACCCAGCGGAAGCCCGGCGCGAGCACCTCGACGGTCTGTTCCGGCACTTCCACACAATCAAAGGGTTGTCCGGGATCGCCGCGGTACGAGAAGCCGAGTTACTCGCGCACCATTTGGAAGAGTACCTCGGCGCACTTCGTAAGAATCTCGTGTCGCTGACTCCCGCGGGCGTGGACGCCCTTGTCGCGGGTGCCCGAACACTCGAAGGCACGATCAGCGCCCGGCGCGATGGGACACCGCCGCCCGAGTTTAATGCGCTGATCGCGCAGTTGACGGCCCTAACAAATGGGAACGCCGTACCAACCGCGAACGCGAGCGCAACTCGACGTCAAACCCCAATCAGTTCTGCGCACCCACCGGATAAACCGGATCACATACCCGAAGTTCTGCGCGCGGGTAACCGGGTGTGGCGGGTGACGTTCACCCCGACGCCGGTTCTATCCGAGCGCGGGGTGAACGTGAGCACGGTTCGCGAGCGCTTGCGCGTCGCGGGTGAGATCGTCCGGGCCGAACCGATCACCGTCCCCGGTGGCGGAATCTCGTTCGCGTTCCTCGTCACCAGCTCGAACGCGGATTTCCCGTCCCACTTTGCCGGCGACGGGTTGAGGGTCGAGTCTTACGAGTCACCTACCCCAGAACCGGTTGTCGAGCCGTCTCGCTCCGCCCCCCTCGCGCCCAGTAACATCGTCCGCGTGGATCTGGGGAAACTCGATGAACTGATGCGAACGCTCAGCGAACTGGTCATTACACGGGCGCGACTCGATGGAGTTTTGGGGCGAGTATCCACTCTGCTCCCGGCCGCCGAACGGCGCGAGTTGCAAGAGACGAGTCTGACCGTCGAGCGCCAGTTGCGCACGCTCCGCGACGGGGTGATGCGCGTCCGCCTCGTTCCCATACGGGACGTATTCACGCGGATGCGGTTCGTCGTGCGCGATCTCACACGCGAAACCCATCAGCGGGTTGCTCCCGGCACTCAGCCGGTTCGTGCGCGGAGAAGTGGCGACCGTTCACCAGATTTTCGGCGGCCCGGTCTCGGGCGATGCGTTTCTCTTGCTGGATATTGA
- a CDS encoding alpha/beta hydrolase — MFCAPLLFALVAADPAPKPFPLWSGKAPHAVGDSATDKPELTAYRPAKPNGAAVVVCPGGGYGFLADDHEGKQVAEFFTKAGVTAFVLKYRIVGKDRPGPLGEAPLADAQRAIRLVRAKAKDYGVDPKRVGIMGFSAGGHLASTAATHFDKGGLKNDDDVEKESCRPDFAILAYPVISMEDGVTHGGSRKNLLGDNPGAKLIELYSNEKQVTKDTPPTFLFHTSADTAVVPENAVRFYLACKKAGVPIEMHIYEKGWHGVGLGRDPKWTGGEKSVETWPDRLLDWMKARDLLGKAEK, encoded by the coding sequence ATGTTCTGTGCCCCTCTGCTTTTCGCGCTCGTCGCGGCCGATCCCGCGCCGAAACCGTTCCCACTGTGGTCCGGCAAAGCGCCGCACGCGGTCGGAGACTCGGCGACCGACAAACCGGAACTCACCGCGTACCGGCCCGCGAAGCCCAACGGCGCCGCGGTCGTCGTTTGTCCCGGGGGTGGGTACGGGTTCCTGGCCGACGACCACGAGGGCAAGCAGGTCGCGGAGTTCTTCACCAAGGCTGGGGTGACCGCGTTCGTGCTGAAGTACCGGATTGTGGGAAAGGACCGCCCCGGTCCGCTCGGCGAGGCCCCGCTCGCGGACGCGCAGCGCGCCATCCGCTTGGTGCGCGCGAAGGCGAAAGACTACGGCGTCGATCCCAAGCGCGTCGGCATCATGGGCTTCTCGGCGGGTGGGCACCTGGCGAGCACCGCAGCCACGCATTTCGACAAGGGCGGATTGAAAAACGACGACGATGTCGAGAAGGAGAGCTGCCGTCCAGACTTCGCGATCCTCGCGTACCCGGTCATCTCGATGGAGGACGGCGTGACGCACGGCGGGAGCCGCAAGAACCTGCTCGGCGACAACCCGGGCGCGAAACTCATCGAGCTGTATTCGAACGAGAAGCAGGTGACGAAGGACACCCCGCCGACGTTCCTGTTCCACACGAGCGCGGACACGGCCGTGGTGCCCGAGAACGCGGTGCGTTTCTACCTCGCGTGCAAGAAGGCCGGCGTGCCGATCGAGATGCACATTTACGAAAAGGGGTGGCACGGGGTCGGGTTGGGCCGCGACCCGAAGTGGACCGGCGGCGAGAAGTCGGTCGAGACGTGGCCCGATCGACTCCTCGATTGGATGAAGGCCCGCGACCTGCTGGGCAAGGCGGAAAAGTAA
- a CDS encoding sensor histidine kinase yields MGLSAGLLNQLDAVGDWGLLATDTELTVTGWNRWLERQTGLAAEDVLGRKLFDLFPDLPARGLDRYFRQVLAGQTAILSQRFHSYILPIPTPIAGANQGRMQQSARILPLAAGANVLGTLTLVEDVTERVVRDAELRSRGRQQAALALSARAALAGHDIAALCSESVHQLADTVGADCAEVLEHQPNTTAWARLAGTGWSEAPGPIFQTAETAHVRAVLDSESAVLGEPEGASRFAADAYLRSQGIVSGFVVRIPGRGNQSFGLLGVYSRTPRRFTPDERQYVQALADIIGTAAERKQLDAELRLRVGELAEADRRKDEFLAMLAHELRNPLAPVRNAVQILQATYTHDPVVTRLAEMLGRQVGQMVHMVDDLLDVSRFTRGKVELRKELLVLADAVTRAVETARPLIDARHHAIEVSVPAEPIHLDADPTRLTQILGNLLNNAAKYTEDGGRIWLSAARNGDEAVVRVRDTGIGLAPEMLLRAFDLFTQESRTLDRAQGGLGIGLTLVRSLVELHGGTVRAFSDGPGLGSEFVACPRRRPVRRKPTSGAPRARRSNQHAGY; encoded by the coding sequence ATGGGGCTTTCGGCGGGACTGCTGAATCAACTCGATGCCGTCGGCGATTGGGGGTTGCTCGCTACCGACACCGAACTCACGGTCACCGGTTGGAACCGGTGGCTCGAACGCCAGACCGGGTTGGCGGCCGAAGACGTTCTCGGCCGGAAGCTGTTCGACCTCTTTCCCGACCTACCGGCGCGCGGGCTGGATCGGTATTTTCGACAGGTTCTCGCGGGTCAAACCGCCATCTTGTCTCAGCGCTTCCACTCGTACATTCTTCCGATTCCGACACCCATCGCTGGCGCCAACCAGGGGCGCATGCAGCAATCGGCGCGCATCCTGCCGCTCGCGGCCGGGGCCAATGTTCTTGGGACGCTCACGCTTGTCGAAGATGTGACGGAGCGAGTCGTTCGGGACGCCGAACTCCGCTCGCGCGGGCGCCAACAAGCGGCTCTCGCACTCTCGGCACGGGCGGCCCTTGCGGGCCACGACATCGCGGCTCTGTGTAGTGAATCGGTTCACCAACTCGCAGACACCGTTGGAGCAGATTGCGCGGAAGTTCTCGAGCACCAGCCGAACACTACAGCTTGGGCCAGACTCGCGGGCACCGGGTGGTCGGAGGCGCCCGGTCCCATTTTTCAAACCGCGGAGACGGCGCACGTCCGCGCGGTCCTCGATTCCGAATCGGCAGTACTGGGAGAACCCGAAGGCGCTTCCCGGTTCGCCGCCGATGCGTACCTCCGAAGCCAAGGAATCGTGAGCGGGTTCGTCGTCCGAATCCCCGGGCGCGGGAACCAATCGTTCGGGCTCTTGGGCGTTTACTCGCGCACCCCGCGCCGGTTCACTCCGGACGAGCGCCAGTACGTTCAGGCACTGGCCGACATCATTGGAACGGCGGCCGAGCGCAAACAATTGGACGCGGAACTACGACTGCGGGTCGGGGAGTTGGCCGAGGCCGACCGCCGCAAGGACGAGTTCCTGGCAATGTTGGCCCACGAACTTCGTAATCCACTCGCTCCGGTGCGGAACGCTGTTCAGATTCTTCAAGCGACGTACACCCACGACCCCGTTGTGACGCGGCTGGCCGAAATGTTGGGCCGTCAGGTGGGGCAAATGGTTCACATGGTGGACGACCTGCTCGACGTCTCGCGTTTCACTCGCGGGAAGGTTGAATTGAGGAAGGAGCTGCTGGTTCTCGCGGACGCAGTAACTCGCGCCGTAGAAACCGCGCGCCCACTGATCGATGCCCGGCACCACGCGATCGAGGTATCCGTCCCCGCGGAACCAATCCACCTCGACGCGGACCCGACGCGACTCACTCAGATCCTGGGGAACCTGCTCAATAACGCTGCAAAGTACACGGAAGACGGCGGCCGCATCTGGCTTTCCGCGGCCCGCAACGGCGACGAGGCGGTCGTCCGCGTTCGTGATACCGGGATCGGGCTGGCTCCCGAGATGCTACTCCGGGCGTTTGACCTGTTCACACAAGAGAGCCGCACGCTCGACCGCGCGCAGGGCGGGCTCGGGATCGGACTGACGTTGGTCCGCAGCTTGGTCGAACTCCACGGCGGCACCGTCCGCGCATTTAGCGACGGACCGGGACTCGGCAGCGAGTTCGTTGCCTGCCCGCGTCGCCGACCGGTGCGAAGGAAGCCAACGAGCGGAGCGCCCCGCGCCCGACGGTCGAACCAGCACGCCGGTTACTAA